The genomic stretch TGCCGGTGTACGGGCGTGCCCGGCCGGAAATTTTTTTCCCGATCTGAGTTATGGCGCCGGCGATCAAAAAAGATTCGATCATCACCCGGCTCGTGGTCATCAACTTTTTATCCTTTAAAACCAAACCGCCGGCCAGCATGGGAACTGACAAGCCGGCAAGAACATATTCCGCAGAAAGCTTGTCATAAGCATCACCAATTTGGGCCAACTTGCTTGCCGGCTTGATATAAAAATCATCCCGCTCAATAAAATCTTGATCAATGTTCTGGTCCAGCGAAGTGACAAAGATGACGGTAGTGGCTGTGAGCACGAGAAGTTGCAATCCGTCTTTATGATTAAAACGCAAGGGCGAGGAGAAAACGTGGGAAACATCCCCGCCCACTGTTGAAACGAGGGACGTGAACGAGCTTTGCCTGGGCGGATTCTGCAATTCCTGGGCATCGCCGAGGCTTTGCCATGCCAGCATATGCCCACAGAGCATAATTGCCCAAAACCGCCCGTGCTTACTTTGTCGTAAATTTTGAGGGATCGTGGTGGCGCATATCTTTTGTCCATGTGTGCGCATATTCAATCTTGCCTTCCGCATTGATGAATTGTACATGAAACTCAATTGGAGAAACACGAAACCATGCAAAGCCCAAATTGGTTTCAGCGAAAACCGTCATGTCGCCATAACTGGTGTTGCGGCTTTTAGAGCCGGTACCGGATACGATATAGAAAACGCCGTTCCGCGGTCCGAGAAGCTGGCGGTCATGATCGTGCCCGGCGATATACGCATCCACCCGGTATTTTTCCAGAAGCGGCTGCACATTTTCGATCATCGCGCTGACATTACCATGTTTGCCATATGAAAATAAAGGATGGTGTCCGTAAACGACTTTCCAGGTGGCGGTGGAAGCGCCTAGCTCGCGTTCGAGCCAGGCGAGTTGTTTACCATCGTGATCGTCGCGCTCTTTGATTTGCTGTGAATCCAATACAAAAAACTGTGCAGAAGAATTTTCATCAATCTTCCTCGAGAACGTGTAATAGTTATGCGGCATCTTCCATTTTTTGCTAATCTTGCTGTATTCCACCTGATGCCACGCATTGTCGTTGTGATAATCATGATTACCGAGAGAGGCATAAAAAGGAACATCGAGGTGAGACAGGTCGTACATGTTTTCGAATTTTTGGAGCCATTGTATATCGTAAACTGAAGTCACACCGTCGTTATAGAAATTGTCGCCCAGTGTAATCACAAAATGAAGAGAGTCGTTTCGAGCCTTTTCGTTCATCAACTCGGCAACGTGTCTTTGGTCTTCGCCGCCCTTGCCCTGGTCTCCAATGGCAATGAAATAGATGTACTTTTCCGCCGGATTCCGATCGGGGATCGAAAACTCTGGAACCGGTCGGGGGTTGAGAACACGTTTTTGTTCGTCGTTATTTGAGAAACTGCAAGCAGAGGCAAAACAATACGTGCAAACCAAAGCAAGATAATACGGCATTTTTTTTCCCAAGTAACTTCGCATAGTGTTTTCATCCTTGAAGATTAAGACACATTCATGGGTAAAACTGAATCACTCTAAGATCTAACCCTGAATTGGCGCAAGAAAACTTTCAATTTGCGCTTAATCCAACGTTATATAACGCTCGAGTCGTGCAACTTCTTTGGCGTTCCAATATTTGCCCATCTCGCGGCGGAACTGTTCGAGGTTTTTGTAGGGCCGATATTCTTTGAACTCGTGCAACACGCGTTTGCCACTGCCGGGAATGCTGAGAATATCTTCGTCGCCGGCCGTATTCAGATTGATCGGCACGAAAACATATTGCTCGAGGCGCGCCACTTCCTTTTCGTCCACGTATTTTCCGATTTCTTTGCGAAATTGCGCGAGTGATTTGTAGGGCCGGTACTCTTCGAACTCATGCGCAATACGTTTTCCCACGCCCGGAATCATCATGATTTCCGCCTCGGGGGCCGTATTCAGGTTGAGATGAAGGAAAAGTTTTCCATACAATTCCGTCAATTGCTCCGCCTTGAGTGATTTACTCAAGAAGGCATTCAAGTCCGTCATGCTCAAAAAAGGCCGGTTCTCCAGCAGGCCTTTTACCAGCTCCGCATTCATATGCGGCAGCGCGAGCAATTCTTTTTCTCCAGCAATGTTGGGATCGAGCAAACCCTGCTGGCGTCCGAGTTGGGCATCGGCGTTGCCGGCCAGAAGCAGAGACGCAAGTGCAGTTCCAAAGAACAATTTGAGCAGCTTCATGTCACTCTCCGTTTGTTGTTGGTTCACTTTTTTGAGCCGTTTTGAGGATTGTGGGATGTCGGTACGTGAAAGCCAAGCCCAACAAACCCAATTGCAACATCATTCCCGGCGCGAGCACCGGGGGCACGGTTGCGCCGGTTAGGGCCTCACGAAACAACTCCAGCCCGCTAAGCGAAGGATTTATTTCCAATTTGAATTCGATCTTGGCTTTATAATGCTGGCCAATCCCAACAAAGCCGCTCAAAATAAAGAGCAACATCAACAACTGAAAAATTTTGATGCTGGCCGCATTTCGAGCAACAACATGAAAGACGAGCGCGACGGGGCTGGCAGCGATAAGGACCAAAGGCACCAATTGCCAGAAACTTTCAACGTGACCCAACAACAACAATTCCACGCCGACACTGAGTGTTCCAAAGAGGAAGATCAATAAAACCAGTTTGCGGATGGCGGACATGCTCGTTTGTATTTCTCGAAATTGTTTGCAAGCAGGAATAGAACGATCTGGCGTCAAGGCCGCAAGATCTCAAAATAAGCCGTATCAGCAACGGCTGATCCGAACACGCCGATGCCATCGCCCTCGATATGAAAAGCCGGCTCATGATAGTTACCGTCGATGCCTTGCAGCAATTCATGCGTTATTTGAAAATCGCGGAAGTTGCGATCGGCGGCATAGATGATCACGCGATACCTGCTGTAAAAAAAGGTAAACAAGGAAAGAATTTCGGTGTTCGATATGCCGGGCGTCAATGGCCGGTCTTGCAGCCAGTAGTACAGATATTTGTATTCTTCGAAATCCGTAAAGACGTCTTCCGCCGTCAGTTCTCGAAACGGATTATCGTAAATAAATTTCGAAGTATCCGCATCAAGCGCGACCAGCGAGACTAGATAGTACCCCGTGCCCGGCGACCGTTCGAAGACGACATCAAAATTGATTAGATTGCCCTGGGCGTCGCGTTGGCGATAGACCATGCTTCCCAAGTTCGAACGCTCTTCTAATATCTTAAAGCCGGCGTTGGGAACGGTTGTGGTTGCACTCGCATGCAATGTCCGGCCGTCGATGCCAGCCTCAACGTTGAGTGTGTAGGTTGTATTGTAAGCAACATCGAATTGCGCTTCATAGGCCTGGGTTTGCGGATTGTAGAGCAGCGTGCGCCGAGCGCCGGCAGCGTCGCTGATGGTGACGCTGGCGTTCGGTATCGCTATGTCGGCCGGATCGATGACGACATTCACGGGAAAATTTCTACTGATTTTAATCTGAGGAACCTGGCCGGGTATGAGAATGCCTTGCACGGCAATCTTGGGCTGATACGTTGCCTCCGTAATAGAAAGATTGCTTTCCCCGCAGGCGGCGAGCATCATCACAACCAGACTCATCACTGCGTTCAATTTGTTCATATTATGCACTCAGATCATCAGGCGAAACGGCGGATTTTGAATGAACCGTTTTGCGCTAAAACTTAAAATTCACGCCCAGCGTTGGCAGAATCGGGAACATCGCGATCGGGTCAATCACCGGGGTCAGAACGGCGCCGGAACTACTGGGGATGGCATCATAATCAACAAACCAGACGTTCTTGCGGTAACCAACATTGAAAATCTGAAGGTAGGGCAGCATTGTCCAATTTCTGTAGTGTTTTTCATAGGTAATACTCACGTCCAGGCGCATGTAGGGCGGCAAGCGAAAGCCGTTGATCACACTGGGAAAAACTTCCGGACTGGCAAAATCCCAATCCGGCGCCGTGCTCACAAAATAATGTGAGCCAGGCAG from Cytophagia bacterium CHB2 encodes the following:
- a CDS encoding DUF4249 family protein; translation: MNKLNAVMSLVVMMLAACGESNLSITEATYQPKIAVQGILIPGQVPQIKISRNFPVNVVIDPADIAIPNASVTISDAAGARRTLLYNPQTQAYEAQFDVAYNTTYTLNVEAGIDGRTLHASATTTVPNAGFKILEERSNLGSMVYRQRDAQGNLINFDVVFERSPGTGYYLVSLVALDADTSKFIYDNPFRELTAEDVFTDFEEYKYLYYWLQDRPLTPGISNTEILSLFTFFYSRYRVIIYAADRNFRDFQITHELLQGIDGNYHEPAFHIEGDGIGVFGSAVADTAYFEILRP